A genomic segment from Salvia splendens isolate huo1 chromosome 13, SspV2, whole genome shotgun sequence encodes:
- the LOC121762702 gene encoding uncharacterized protein At5g41620-like, whose product MPKHRHGGVMMEGIAITKTRKRGCSPSSSSSSRIHHYRLNKRAIMVGRSRAGLGGSRSATPSAVESPKYSERGRASQPVSARRLAATLWEMNEIPSPGLSGSDLEAVKQHLRNSGSKAVFKREKMQSGWGPRSSCASLPPHLADPSHTPTASEVDRSGIACEKRTPSISRRQTSAEFDSISNASIMEIESRSRAPTSSGSVSGGRSRLKDVNNALTTSKELLKIISRIWSRQADQPSSHMSVVSALHAELERARTQVNHLMQEQRTSRNEVHHLIKCFAEEKMSWKNKELLAIEAAIASIAGELEVERKLRRRLEGLNKNLGKELTEIKSSFIKAVRELESERRAREVTEQVCNELARNVDEDRAQVEKEREMLELADKLRKGRGQMKLSDAKHQFEEKSSAISKLRKQLEVFLGAKRDKDEERATRLSKPSIKSLPQDDREVEDGRNGRVESTEGDHLTESKNNTSKIHKWAYAYSSSAIARDPKKVTVDEIKARNSISGQVSWRGTALQRAISDGVEGGIRRHEKGDGLDRQRFPEVEKETHRRSCTDEMQRYRGIKGPHEHVLSRSSLARDCYSPSQQRD is encoded by the exons ATGCCGAAGCATAGGCATGGCGGGGTGATGATGGAGGGCATCGCAATTACAAAAACGAGGAAAAGAGGGTGCTCTCCTTCGTCGTCTTCCTCCTCGAGAATTCATCACTACAGGTTGAATAAGCGGGCCATTATGGTGGGCCGGAGCCGGGCCGGGCTCGGGGGGTCCAGATCCGCCACCCCGAGCGCCGTGGAGTCTCCCAAGTATTCGGAGAGAGGGAGGGCGTCCCAGCCCGTTTCGGCCCGGCGCCTTGCGGCCACGCTCTGGGAGATGAATGAGATTCCTTCGCCTGGGCTGAGTGGGAGCGATTTGGAGGCGGTGAAGCAGCATCTGAGGAATAGTGGCAGCAAGGCGGTTttcaagagagagaaaatgcaGTCGGGCTGGGGCCCACGCTCGAGCTGCGCTTCTCTGCCGCCGCATTTGGCCGATCCCTCGCACACCCCGACCGCTTCCGAG GTTGATCGAAGTGGTATAGCTTGTGAGAAGAGGACACCATCGATTTCTCGGAGGCAAACCTCTGCTGAATTTGATTCTATCAGCAATGCTAGTATTATGGAG ATTGAGAGTAGGTCGAGGGCCCCGACTTCGAGTGGATCGGTTAGTGGCGGTAGGAGTCGCCTCAAGGATGTAAATAACGCTCTGACCACGTCGAAAGAGTTGCTGAAAATCATCAGCCGCATTTGGTCACGTCAGGCAGACCAACCTTCTTCACACATGTCTGTGGTGTCAGCGCTGCATGCTGAGCTTGAGAGAGCTCGGACGCAGGTCAATCATCTCATGCAGGAGCAGCGAACGAGTAGGAACGAGGTCCACCATCTCATCAAATGTTTTGCTGAGGAAAAGATGTCGTGGAAGAACAAAGAGCTCCTAGCGATTGAGGCAGCGATTGCGTCCATTGCTGGTGAGCTTGAGGTGGAGAGGAAGCTTAGGAGGCGACTCGAGGGCTTGAATAAGAATCTAGGGAAAGAGCTAACAGAGATCAAGTCTTCATTCATAAAAGCAGTTAGGGAGCTCGAGAGTGAGAGGAGGGCAAGAGAGGTTACTGAACAAGTATGCAATGAGCTAGCAAGGAACGTTGATGAGGATAGAGCTCaagtggagaaggagagggagaTGCTCGAGTTGGCTGATAAGTTGCGCAAGGGGAGAGGGCAGATGAAGCTCTCCGATGCTAAGCATCAGTTCGAGGAGAAGAGCTCCGCCATCAGCAAACTGAGGAAACAATTGGAAGTCTTCCTCGGAGCCAAAAGGGACAAAGATGAGGAGAGAGCAACGCGTTTGAGTAAACCGAGCATTAAGTCACTCCCACAAGATGACAGAGAGGTTGAGGATGGTAGAAACGGCAGAGTAGAATCAACAGAAGGCGATCACTTGACTGAGAGCAAGAACAACACGAGCAAAATCCACAAATGGGCATATGCGTATAGTAGCTCTGCAATAGCTCGTGATCCCAAGAAAGTAACAGTTGATGAGATCAAAGCTAGGAACTCCATCTCGGGTCAGGTCTCATGGAGGGGCACCGCGCTCCAAAGGGCTATATCAGATGGAGTAGAAGGTGGCATTCGTCGCCATGAAAAAGGAGATGGTTTGGACAGGCAAAGATTTCCCGAGGTTGAGAAGGAAACTCACAGAAGGAGCTGCACGGATGAGATGCAGAGATACAGAGGTATAAAGGGACCCCACGAGCACGTGTTGTCGCGGTCATCTTTAGCCAGAGATTGCTACAGTCCATCCCAGCAGAGGGACTAG